The genomic stretch GGCTGGAACTTCCACCGCCTGTGGTCCACGAACTGGTTCCACAACCCGCAGGGCGAGGCGGACAAGCTGCGCAAGGCGTACGAGGAGGCGGTCGCCGCCTACGAGCCCGAACCCGACGCCGAGCCGGCGCCCTCGCCCCACGCCGGCCCGGCGCCGTCGCCCCACGCCGGCCCGGCGCCGTCGCCCCACGCCGGCCCGGCGCCGTCGCCCCACGCCGGCCCGGCGCCGTCGCCCCACGCCGGCCCGGCGCCGTCGGCCGACGCCGGTCGCGCGTTGGACAGGCGACTGCCGGAGCCTGAGCGCGCGCTGGACAGGCGACCGCCGCAGCCCGGCAGTGAGCTGGACCGGCCCGGCTGACACCCCGACCGGGCGGGCGGCCCGGCAGGGGGCCGCCCGCTCAGCCCAGCGTCTCCCACCACCCGTCCACCGCGGGCGCCCCGGTGGTGTCCACGGCCTCGCCCGGCCGCGGCACGACGATCTCGACATCCCTGGCCTTGGCCTCGCGCCACAGCCGCTCGACCGGCTCCGCCCACGGGTGCAGCGCGAGCGTGAACGTCGCCCAGTGCACCGGCAGCAGCAGCTCGCCCCCGAGGTCGAGGTGGGCGTTGATCGCCTCCTCAGGGTTCATGTGGATGTCCGGCCAGGCGGGACTGTAGGCGCCGATCGGCATCAGCGTCAGGTCGAACGGCCCGTGCTGCGATCCGATGCCCCGGTAACCCTCGAAATATCCGGAGTCGCCCGCGTAGAACACCCGCTTGCTCGCCCCCGCCACCACCCACGACCCCCACAACGTGTCGTTGCGGGTGAGCGCCCGCCCCGAGAAGTGGCGGGCCGCCGTGGAGACGAAGCGCAGCCCCGCCACCTGGGCCTCCTCCTCCCAGTCGAGCTCGATGATCCGGTACGCGGGCACGCCCCAGCGCTCCAGGTGCGCCCCGATGCCCAGCGGCACCAGAAAGGGCGCCTTCTGCGTCCTGGTGAGCGAGCGCACGGTCGCCAGGTCGAGGTGGTCGTAGTGGTCGTGCGAGATCACGACCGCGTCGATCGTCGGCAGGTCCCCGATCGACACCGGCACCGGGTGGTGCCGCTTCGGGCCGACCAGTTGCGAGGGGGAGGGCCGCTTGCTCCACACCGGGTCGAACAGCACCCGCTTGCCCTCGATCTCGACCAGCGTGGAGGCGTGTCCGTACCAGACGGCGCGTACGCCGTCGGCGGGCGGCGGCCCCGACGGGGGGACGCGCAGCGGCACGGGACCCGCGGGGCGGCGCTGCTCCTTGTTCTTGGCCATCTCGGCGAACAGGTTCACCGGCGGCGTGGTCATCAGATGCGTCGGCTCGGGCATCGGGTTGAAGAACGTGCCGTCCCTGAACTGCGGCGAGCGGCGCATCCGCGCCGCCCGGTCCGGGCCCGAACGCAGCGGCCGCACACCCAGCTCGGCCGGCACGTCGCGCAGCGCCCACCCGGCCGCGGCCAAGGCCGCGCCGCCCGCCAGGATCCGCCGTGCCGTCGAGCTCCGCCGCCTACCCGCCATCGCTCACTCTCCCCCTTGAAAGTCGGTTCACTTGGCTCAACCGGGCGACGAGTCCCCGGTGTTCCCGGTCCTACGATATATCGCGATAGGTTCAGACGGTTTTGATCGCCCCGCCGTCGATGATGTAGTCGGCGCCGCTGATGCTTCCGGCGTGCGGCGAGGCCAGCCAGGTCACGAGGGTGGCGACCTCTTCGGGCTCGATGAACCTGCCCGTCGTCATTCCCAAGGCGGACGGCAGCCCGGCCAGGAGCTGCTGGTGCTCGACGCCGTGCGCGGCGGCCACCGCGGCCCCGTACCCGCCGGGGGCCTCCCACAGCGAGGTCCGGATGAGGCCGGGCGAGATCGTGTTGACCCGCAGCCCCTGCGGGCCGAACTCCTCCGACAGGGCCTTGCCGAACGCGGTCAGCGCGGCCTTGGCGGTCGTGTACGGCAGCGGGCCGGTGTGCGGCGTCCTGGCGCCGATGGAGGAGATGTTGAGCACTGTGCCGCGGCGGCTGATGAGGCTCGGCAGGGCGGCCCTGGTGGCGCGTACGGCACTGAGGAAGTTGAGGTCGTAGGTCTGCCGCCACTGCTCGTCGGTGAAGCCGAGGAACCCGCCGGTCTGCCCCTCACCCCCGTCGCCCCCGCCGACGTTGTTGACCAGCAGATCGATCCCGCCCAGCTCGGCCAGCGCCTGGTCGATCACCTCGGCGGGACCGTCCGCGGTGGA from Nonomuraea polychroma encodes the following:
- a CDS encoding oxidoreductase, with product MDMHLTGKTAVVTGASRGLGLAIVQALTGEGMRVVAAARTISPALKETGAVAVAADLSTADGPAEVIDQALAELGGIDLLVNNVGGGDGGEGQTGGFLGFTDEQWRQTYDLNFLSAVRATRAALPSLISRRGTVLNISSIGARTPHTGPLPYTTAKAALTAFGKALSEEFGPQGLRVNTISPGLIRTSLWEAPGGYGAAVAAAHGVEHQQLLAGLPSALGMTTGRFIEPEEVATLVTWLASPHAGSISGADYIIDGGAIKTV
- a CDS encoding MBL fold metallo-hydrolase is translated as MAGRRRSSTARRILAGGAALAAAGWALRDVPAELGVRPLRSGPDRAARMRRSPQFRDGTFFNPMPEPTHLMTTPPVNLFAEMAKNKEQRRPAGPVPLRVPPSGPPPADGVRAVWYGHASTLVEIEGKRVLFDPVWSKRPSPSQLVGPKRHHPVPVSIGDLPTIDAVVISHDHYDHLDLATVRSLTRTQKAPFLVPLGIGAHLERWGVPAYRIIELDWEEEAQVAGLRFVSTAARHFSGRALTRNDTLWGSWVVAGASKRVFYAGDSGYFEGYRGIGSQHGPFDLTLMPIGAYSPAWPDIHMNPEEAINAHLDLGGELLLPVHWATFTLALHPWAEPVERLWREAKARDVEIVVPRPGEAVDTTGAPAVDGWWETLG